DNA from Tindallia californiensis:
AGCGTGGATTGAAACTCCTGCTAGATACTCGCCCAGTGCACTAAAGAAAGGTCGCTCCCCTTGCGGGAGCGTGGATTGAAACTCGACTATCCCTATTTAACCATTGAGAAATTTTCCGGTCGCTCCCCGTGCGGGAGCGTGGATTGAAACTGGTTCGACACTCAACGATGCGGTGTATAAGATAGTCGCTCCCCTTGCGGGAGCGTAGATTGAAACAACCTGCAAGTACATTAAGGAGAAACACATGCTTCACACAGAGAGAGGAAACATGCGGAAACGCAACTGGACAGGATAGCAAAAGTAGCAAAGGAAAATCCTAAAGAAAAATTCACGTCATTAATACACCTGATCAACGAGGAAAACCTGATCAAATGCCACAAAAACATGAGCACCGGAAAAGCATCCGGAGTAGACGAAGTGGCGAAAGAACAATGCAGCGAACAACTGGTGGAAAATGTTAAAGAACTACACACACGCATGAGAGGACGAGTTGCCCCCGCCCCCACTGACAGCATCCCCACTGACAGCAAATAGCATTGTTCGTATCCTTAAGCAGTAAGGAAGGCTATTGTGTTTTCTCTTGCGAAAGGGTTTCCGTTAAAGAACAAAGAGGATGAAGCAGCTGATAAAAGCATGATCATGGCAGGAATCGCGTTAACCATTATATTGGCTGGCCTAATCGGGCCATTGATGTATGCTTAGACGTTTCTAGTGACAGCAATGGTAGGGTTTGAATGCGCTTTATTGCATTAAACATACCAATAATGTATAATATAAATGCAAAACACACACATAAAATGAACTGAAGGTTACCATAAACATACGAAGGATGGAACATTAAAATGGGTTAGGAAAGGTGGTGTCCCGTGAAACGTGAACTTATGGAGGGGCTTATCCGTTGGAAGAACAGCTCCAGACGGAAACCATTGCTTTTAAGAGGCGTTAGGCAATGTGGAAAAACCTATTTGCTTAAAGCCTTCTCAAAAAATGAATATGAGAATATGGTGTATCTTAACTTTGAGCAAAATCCGGACTATGCCTCTCTTTTTGATAAAGACTTCCATACAGAGCGCATCATTACAGAAATGGGAATCCTTTTAGGAACGCGCATCCAAAGAGAGAAAACCCTTATTATTTTGGATGAAATTCAAGCATGTCCAAAAGCGATTACAGCGTTAAAATACTTTTGTGAAGAAGCTCCTGAATACCATGTCGCATCTGCTGGATCACTAATCGGGATCTCTATCTCAAAACCAAACTCCTATCCAGTTGGAAAAGTGGATGTCAAAACCCTTTATCCTATGAGTTTCAAAGAATTTCTAATGGCATCGGGTGAAGATGACCTAATCAAGTATATTCAGAATACAACCCTTCATGAAATAAGTCAGGTGATCCATAGCCGGCTTTTTCAGTACTATGACTATTATCGGATAACAGGTGGTATGCCAGAAGTGGTAAAAAATTGGGTACAGGAAAAAAACATACAACAGGTAGAGGAATCACTGCAAAATCTTTTGAATTTATACCAGCTGGATTTTTCAAAATATGCTCCCGCCAAGGATTTTCAGAAAATCAGTCAGGTTTGGGAAGCGATTCCCTACCAGTTGGCAAAAGAAAATCAGCGGTTTATCTTTGGACAGGTAAAAGAAGGCGCACGGGCAAAAGATCTGGAGGATGCCTTGAACTGGCTGATTAATGCCGGGATGGTGTATCGAATTCCTAAAATTGAAAAACCCTACATTCCCTTAAGCGCTTACGAAAAACAAAATTTGTTTAAGATCTACTGCTGCGATACAGGACTTCTTCGTAAACTGGCGAAGGTGGATGCCGGGCTGATCCTCAAAGATAATAGTCAATACACGGAGTTCAAAGGTGCTTTGACAGAAAATTATGTCCTGCAGCAATTGATACAAATGGGCGTCGACAAACCCTGCTATTGGAGTTCAGGAAATAAAGCAGAAGTCGATTTTGTTATGCAGCTAAAGGGAATGCCAACGCCCATTGAAGTGAAATCCGGCAAGACCATTCGATCGAAAAGCCTGCTCAGCTATATTGAAAAATACAAACCCGAAAAAGCTTATCGTTTCTCATCATCGCTTCGGGATAGCGGGGAAAGAATAACAGACATACCCCTTCCGTTAGTTTGGACAATTTTGTCCGAGAAATAGTTCTTTTTTAAAACGCTCAAGGTCTCGCTCCATTTGTAAAAGTTGCTCTTTAATAGGCTCCTTATTCTCACTGCTAGCGTTTCTTTTTAAGCATTCAATATCTGACTTCAA
Protein-coding regions in this window:
- a CDS encoding ATP-binding protein: MKRELMEGLIRWKNSSRRKPLLLRGVRQCGKTYLLKAFSKNEYENMVYLNFEQNPDYASLFDKDFHTERIITEMGILLGTRIQREKTLIILDEIQACPKAITALKYFCEEAPEYHVASAGSLIGISISKPNSYPVGKVDVKTLYPMSFKEFLMASGEDDLIKYIQNTTLHEISQVIHSRLFQYYDYYRITGGMPEVVKNWVQEKNIQQVEESLQNLLNLYQLDFSKYAPAKDFQKISQVWEAIPYQLAKENQRFIFGQVKEGARAKDLEDALNWLINAGMVYRIPKIEKPYIPLSAYEKQNLFKIYCCDTGLLRKLAKVDAGLILKDNSQYTEFKGALTENYVLQQLIQMGVDKPCYWSSGNKAEVDFVMQLKGMPTPIEVKSGKTIRSKSLLSYIEKYKPEKAYRFSSSLRDSGERITDIPLPLVWTILSEK